Genomic DNA from Prosthecobacter sp. SYSU 5D2:
GGCTGCCAGGCAGGTGAACAGGAGGGAGAGGAGGAGCGGCAGGCGGATCATGGAACAGGGTGGGAAACGAAAGAAGACGGGCGGGATTGCGGGGAATTGTGCGGAGGAGGAGGCAGGAGGACTGGGGCGCGGGGATTTTTTGACAGGATTGCAGGATTGGCAGGATTTACAGGAGGGGAAGGGGTTGGGACCTGGGGTTTTGAGGTCTGGGGAGGGAGGGAGACTGGGGGTTGGGGTGCGGTTTTTTAAACAGGATTAACAAGATGGCAGGATTAACAGGATTTGGAGAGGGGGTTTGGCGGGATGGATGGAATATTTTTTTATGATGTTCGTTGGCGGACGGGAGGCTGGTGGAGGGGATTGAGGCGGGCTTACTTTTTCGCGAAGGTATCGCTGAGGACGATCTGTTCGATGAGGGTGCGGAGGCCGTAGTTGGATTTGGCGGTGGTGGTAAGGATGGTGTCCACCTGGGGGCGGTCCATGGACTCGATGCGGCGGCCGCAGGCGTAGGCGAGGAGCTTTTCGGTGAGCATGCGGGCGAACTGGTCCTGGCGGGCAACGAGGATCTTTTTCAGGCCGGCGACGTCCTGGAAGGACTGGCCGCCGGGGAGCTCGCCTGCGGCGTCAATTTTGGGTCCCTGCTTTTTTCCCTGTTTGTAGTGGGTGCGCCAGGCGCCGATAGGGTCGTAATTTTCCAGGGCGAAGCCGAGGGGGTCAATCTTTTGATGGCAGTCGTAGCAGCCGGGATTGTCGCGATGTTTGATGATGATCTCACGCATGGTGGTGGCACCGCGCACGTCGGGGTCAATGGGCGGCACGTCATCAGGAGGAGGTGCGGGCGGGGTGCCGAGGAGGTTTTCCAGCAGCCAGACGCCGCGTGTGACGGGGGAGGTCTCGATGCCGTTGGCGCTGACGGTGAGCACGCTGCCCTGGCCCAGGAGGCCGCCGCGCTGGGGATTGGTGAGCTTGACCTGGCGGAACTCGTGGGCCTTTTCCGGCGGACTGATGGGGCCGAGGCCGTAGAGGGTGGCCAGGGGCTGATTGACAAAGGTGAAGTCGGCGTCCAGGAAACGGACGAGGCTGCCATTGGTCTCCAAAAGGTGGCGCATGAAGAGCTGCGTCTCCCGCTTCATGGCGGGCTGAAGGGCGCTGGCGTAATACTGGCTGAAGGCCTCGCGGTCCGGCGGCATGTCGCCGAGGCTGCGCAGGTTTAACCAACTATTGAGGAAGGATTCCACAAACGCATCTGACCGGGGGCTGGCGAGGAGGCGGCGGGCCTGGGCCTGAAGAACGGCGGGCTTTAAAAGCGCGGCGCTGTCCGCCAGGGCACGCAATTCGGCATCCGGCAGGCTGCTGGTGAGGAAGTAGGAGAGGCGGGAGGCGAGGGCATGGGCGGTGAGGCGGCCCTGGTCATCCACGGGCTCGGCCAGGTAGATGAAGGCGGGCGCGCACAGCACTGCCTTGAGCCCGTCCTTCATGGCGGCATAGGGACCGGCACCGGACTGCTGGCGGGATTTCACGACGGCCATGACGCGGTCCACCTCATCCTCCTGCACGGGGCGGCGGTAGGCGCGGGTGGCAAAGGTGTGGATGATTTCGCGGATGCGCTCCGGGGTAAAGGGCCGGTCCCCCAAGACGGCGCGCTGGGTGGCAGGCGGCCACTGGTCCAGGATGGGGCCGCGGATCTGCACCTCGTGAATGCGGATGTGCGGCATGAAGCCGTACTTCAGCACCACACGCCGGGCCTGGAAGATGCCGAGGTCCTGGCGCTCATGCTCAGGCCACTGGTCCTTGTATCTGCGCGCCACCTGCTGGAACGCCTGGCGGCTGCCGGCCATGCCATTGGGAAAGGTGAAGCGCGGCATCTGGCCTTTGTGCAGGGGCACGGTGAGGGTGTACCATTCCGGGTCGCCATCGGTGAGCGTGACCTCGGCAAGCTGCGGCTCAATGGGCTGCGGATGGTGCAGCGGCCCGGCTTTGGCGTCGCCCGGCACGAGGCCTAACCGAAAGGGTTGCGCGGTTTCGCGGCCAAAGATTTCGGGATCATACGGATGCTCGCGGTTCATGGCCTGGGCCATGACGCGGATCTCATACACGCCATCCGCAGGCACGCCATCGCGGAAGCCTGATACGGGCACATAGCCGCCCTCGTGCTTGTCATTGTCCGGCACCTCATAGACACAAAGGTAGCGGTTGTCATAAACTTGCTTGTGCGGAAAGCTATGTTCCTGCTGCGGGTGGAAATTGCCTTTGAATGTCCATATTTTCTCCTGAGGCCGCTCGCGCTCGCCCAGGGCTTTTTCAACCACCTGGTCGGCGGCATCCAGGTACTGCGCCAGCAGGTAACCGGAGGTCTGCAGGACATCCCCCAGGTTGTCCATGTGATCGGCCATCTGGTCGCGGGGAAACTTGGTGGTGGGGTCAAAGAGGCGCATGTCCAGCGCAAAGAGATCTCCCACGGTCTGGATGTATTCGCGGCGGTTCAGGCGGCGCAGGACGGTCTGGCCGCCGGTGCTGCGAAACTGCGCCCGCGCAGCGGTAACGGCCTGGGTCAAAGCGGCGACGGCTTCTTTGGCCTCATCCGCCGTAGGCTGGGGAGATTTTTTCGGCGGCATGTCACCGAGGGTGACCTGGTCAATGATGTCCTGGAGGTCCAGGACGTCATCCGCCTTGGTGGCCGGCAGGGTCAGCAGGTCAAAGCGGCGGTCGCCCTTTTGTTTTTCGGCACCGTGGCAGTCGAGGCAATAGGTTTGGAGGAAGTCGGCGGGGGAAGCGGCAGCGAATGACGAATGCAGAATGACGAATGACGAAATGAAGAGCAGTGGGATGGAGATTTTCATTGATAGTGGCCGGACGTCTTTGTCATTTGTTCCCGCACGGGGGATCATTCGTCATTCGGGATCATACGTCGTTACGCAAAGTTGGTTAGCGTGCCGCTGCCGATGCCGAACTTGTCCACCTCCAGGCCGAAGCGCTGGAGCATCGTGGTGTAGAGATTGCACAGGGGTTGCCTGCCGGGGCCGGTCATGGGGTAGGCGCGGTGCTGGCCGTGTTGGAAGGCGCCGCCGGCGAGGATGATGGGCAGGTTGGTATTGGTATGGGCATTGGCATTGGCCATGCCGCTGCCGAAGAGGACCATGGAGTGGTCCAGCAGGGTGCCGTCGCCGTCCTCGATGGACTTCAGCTTCGTAAGGAAGCGAGCGAACTGCTCCATCTGGTATTTTTCCAGGCGGAGGAGGCCATCGATGTTTTCCTGCACCTGGCCGTGGTGGGAGAGGGCGTGGTAGTCCTTTTTCAGATCAAAGGAGGAGGCTTCAAACCCGCCGGCGATCTCCAGGGTGGCGATGCGGGTGGAATCCGTCTGGAGAGCCAGGGCCATGAGGTCGTAAAGGACGGGGAGGTCGGAGACGAAGCCGGTGTTTTCCGGCTCGGGCATGCCGGGGGCGGGCTTGGGGACATCGGACCAGCGTTTGCTGAGCTCGAGCTGCTTTTCCACATCGCGGACGGAGGTGAAGTATTCGTCCAGCTTTTCCTGGTCGCGCTTGCCCAGGCGGGTGTGGAGGGATTTGGCATCGCCATGGAGGGCATCCAGGATGGAGCCCTGGAGGGCAAGGCGGTCCTGCGTGCGGGTGCGGTCGGCGGCGGCCTCGGAGATGAAGAGCTTGCGGAATAGCTCGCGCGGGCCGGGGACCGGGGGCACGCGGGTGCCGCTGCGGGTCCAGGACATGAGGCAGCCGCCGTGGATGCCATCCTCGGACCCGATGGTGAGGGAGGGGAAGCGGGTGGCACCGCCGATGGTCTCGGCCGCGAGCTGGTCCAGGGTGATGTTGCCATCCGGCATGCCTTTGGCATCCATGGTACGGACGCCGCTGAGGTAGGAATGGATGGCGAAGTGGCCGCCTTTGTGCCCGTGATCCAGGCCGGAAAAGAGCGTGAAGTCCTTCTGATGCTCTGCCAGCGGCTGCAGCAAAGGAGGCAGGTCATAGCCTGCGCCGGTCTGGGTGGGAAAAAAGGCGGGCTGGTAAAAACCCAAGGCATTCCCCACGGCGACGATGCGCTGCGGGCGGGCGCCTTTCACGGCGGCACCGGCCTGGCTCGCGACCGCGCTGCCGGCCCCGAGGACCTTTTGGGTGAGCGATTCCATGAGTGGCAGAGCCAGCGTGACTCCGGCAGATTTCAGAAAGAACCGGCGGCTGGAAAGGTGGGGGCGCGTGGACATAGGCAGAGGGGGATACGCCCTGGAAACGGCGGGGAGCGCGGGAGCTTTCGGGGAAATGGCAGAGGGGAGAGTTTAGACAGGATTGCAGGATTGGCAGGATTTATAGGAGGGGGATGAGGGCCTGAGGGGCAATCTGCATGAGGGGGCAGCGTAAACACTAAAGGTTATGCCAGGTTGACTCCTACGGGAGGCGAGGAACTGTCCCTTCCCCCCATGTTGAGCCATACTTCATCTCCACCTTTTGCCGAGGGTTTTCGGCCAGCCAATCTTTCCGCCAGGAGTGTGAAACAGGCGGCACGTCTGAGCCTGGGCCTGTGGCTGCTAGCAGGCGCTTCATTAGCGGCAGAGCCAGGCGTCCCTCAACTGGTGGTTACCGACGCTGCGGCCGTGACAGCCGTCTCAGGGATTCCTTCGGACCTGGGCACCTGGGACTTTCCCGCCACCCACGCTGCGCGGCCCGCCCAGGTTTCGGCCATCGCCAACGGCTCTTCTCATTCAATGGTCCTCAAGACGGATGGAAGCGTGGCCGGGTGGGGCTACAACATTTCCGGCCAAACCACACCACCCGCGGACTTGGGCCCGGTATCTTCGATTTCTTCAGGTTCCGGTTTCACCCTCGCCATAACGGCCGATGGTACGGTCCGCGGCTGGGGCTTCAGCTACCAAGGGCGGTTGCCGGTGCCGCCGCTGGTGGACGTCATCAGCATCTCAGCGGGAGGTGGGCATAGCCTGGCCCTGAAGAGGGACGGCACCGTGGTGGCGTGGGGAGACAACTCCAGCGGCCAGTGCACGGTGCCTGAGGGCTTGACGAATGTGATTGCCGTGGCGGCCGGGAACCTGCATTCTCTGGCGCTGCGGTCCGACGGCAGCGTGGTGGCCTGGGGAGACAACCGGTCAGGCCAGTGCGACGTCCCTGCGGATGTGATCAATGTGGTGGCCATCGCGGCCGGGCAGTGGCACTCGGCCGCCTTGCTGGCGGACGGCAGTGTGCGCTATTGGCGGAGATACTGGCCATTAGGCAACCGCCCTGCTGCAGAATCTCTGCGGGACGTCGTCGCCATTTCAGCGGGCGGTTACAGTGTGATGGCCTTGCGCAGGGGCGGCAGCGTGGTCGCCTGGGGAACCTATGAGGCGAACATCCCTGCGGGCTTGGAACAGGTGGTGAGCGTTTCCGCGGGTTATGTTCGTGGAATGGCCCTGCATGGGGATGGAACGGTGACCAACTGGGATGATCCAGGCTACTACACCCTCTGGCCCAGGATGCCGCGTGAACTTGCGCCCCCAATGACCGGTCCGGACCGCGAATTTACCCATCTGGCATATCTTGAAAACCGGGGGACGGCGGTGCTGACGGATGTCCAGGCGGTGATCGAAGGGCCGGATGCAGACCAGTTCTCCGTCTTGATGACGCAGGTGAACAACATCGCCATCGGTGGAGAAAGCGCCTTTGCTGTTCGTTATCTTCCCACCCGAAGCGGCAGCCTCCATGCTGAGCTGAAGATTTACAGCAATGCTCCGGACAGTCCCTTTGTGATCCCTTTGCAGGGCGCTGGCAGATTCATCCTCGACCTCACCGCCAGAAAGGCCGGGGGCCGTGCCAGAAACTTCACCTATGGGCCGCTGAGGCTGGACCGGCAGACCGGCCTTCTGCTGCGGGAGATTCGCTTCACCAACACCCTGGGAGTGGGCCTCAACGGACTGCGGCTCATTCTGTCACGGGTGCCAGACGGCGTGTCCGTTTTCAGCAGCAGTCCGGGAGATGAGGAGGGAACTTTGGAAGTCCTTTATTCAGCCGCCATCGGGGCCGGGGAGACGGTCAAGTTTGATCTCGTCTATCATGATCCCAAACGGCGGAAGGCCGATACCATCCTTCCGTCCATCCGGGCAGAGGTCATAGGAGAAGCGGCTTCGATCTCCCCGCCAGTGGAAGGCGAGATGGTGCCTCTCACCCGCATCGTCATCAAGCCCCAGGGGCCTCTCTTGAGATGGAAAGCCAAAAAGAACGCCCTGTATGTGGTGGAGTACTCGGATGATGGCGGTGCCGTCTGGCAGAGTGCCATCCATGTCATTCGCGCCACCACATCCACGGTCAAGTGGGTGGACCGCGGGCAGCCGGAAACCTGGACGAAACCGGCGATCAGCCGGGGCGGGAAAAGGACTGAGCGGCAGTATCGGATCAAGCTGCAGCAGTCACTTTAACGTCTGGCCCGTCCAAGGGACCTCCATCATGGCCCCTTGCTGGGCCCCACGCCTTTCTGCGCCTCCCTAAGCTCCTTATACAGATCCAAAACCTCTCGCTGGATATCGGCGGCTTCTTGGGAATCTATGTCCGGTTGCTTTAGCTGAGTTTGCAGGCGTTGCAGTTGTTGCTGGAGACGTGTACAAGAAAGAATTTGTAAACTATGTTTTACATCAATTAATTCACCAGGGGGTTTGCCAAATTGCCGTATATTGGTGATGGCGTTCTGATAGCTTTGATCCAGGGTCGATAAATAGCTATTAAATGATTCTTCGTTTGTGGGATCAAAGTCTGCGAGCCAGAGGGAAGACAATAAATCCATCCCTGGTAGGTCATCTAAAATTTTCGGGTCGCCATTTTGGCGCATCCATGAAAGGAGTTCAAAGTCCCCTAGCGTTAGACGGCAAAGCATCAAAGCAATTGGGTTTTGAATAGCTAAGAGCTTCTCCACGGAATTTTGAGAGACTTCTTCTTTTTTGTTACGGTTAGGAACTCCCTTCGCGGCCTTTACCACAAGCTTGCGCATGATTTCATCTGAGATGCCCAGGCTGCGGGCCACGCGCTGGATGGTCGTCTCCTTAGCCATGGGTGTGTCGAAGAGCTTGACGTTCTCCGCCATCTCCTCGGCGAATTTAATCCGCTCGCGCATCTCCGTGAGATCGCGCCGGGAGCCGACGCTGGCCAGTTGATAATCCACGAAGTCTTTGGCCGATTTGACCAGCTCGCCAAAGGCGTCCACGCCGTTTTTGCGGATGTAGGAATCCGGGTCCTCGCCTTTGGGAAGCGTGGCCACTTTGACAATGAGCCCATAGGGGGCCAATGCCTGGAAGGCACGCTCGGCGGCCTTGTAGCCGGCGTTGTCGGAATCGTAGCAGAGCACGATTTCATCGGCCTGGCGCTTGAGGGCCTTGGCGTGATATTCGGTAAACGCGGTCCCCTGCCCTGCGACGACGTTTTGAAACCCGGCCTCATAGACCATGAGGGTGTCGATCTGGCCTTCGCAGACGATGGCCTGCCCGGCTTTGGAAATGGCGCGCTTGGATTTGTCGAACCCGAAGAGGACTTTGCTTTTGTTGAAGAGCAGCGTCTCGGGCGAGTTCAGGTATTTGGCGGCCTTGGCATCGGCTTCCAAAACGCGGCCGCTGAAGGCGATGACCTCGCCGTTGTCATTGCGGATGGGAAACATCAGGCGGTGCCGGAAGCGCGGGTAGGCATCGCCGCGTTCCTCGCTGGTGGCCAGGATGCCCGCCTCGATGAGCAGGCCGGAGCCGACCTTGTTTTTCATGGCCCATTCGCGCAGCGGCGGCGTGTTCGGCGGTGCGTAGCCGAGCTGCCAGTTCTTGGCCACCTCCGCCGTGATGCCACGGTTTTTCAGATACTGGCGCGCGGCATCGGCCATCGGGTGCTTCATGAGCAGCTGGTGATACCAGGCGGAGATCTCCTGATGCACGCGGATGAGGGCGCTGCGCTGCTTGGCGATGGCCTCCGCATTGGCATCCCACACTTCCTCCTCGATGCGGATGCCCGCGCTGTCCGCCAGGCGTTTCACGGCCTCCATGAACGTGAGCCCGTCATGCTCCATGACAAAACGAAACGCATTCCCGCCCGCGCCGCAGCCGAAGCAGTGGTAGGAATTCGTGGAAGGCCGCACATTGAACGAAGGCGACTTTTCGTTGTGAAACGGGCACAGGCCCACCCAGTTCGTCCCCGCCCGGCGCAGCTTCACGGAGCGCCCCACCAGGTCCACGATGTCCGTGGCGGCGAGCACTTGCTGCAGGGTTTCTTCCGGGATGCGAGGCATGGGGCAGACAACATGGAGCGCCGACGATCCGTCGGCATCGGATTTTTTTCAAAGCTGGCGATTCGTCGTCTCTCCATACCGCCTCAGGCGCAGCCACAGCAGCGACGCCGCCAGCGTTCCCAAAAACCACCAGGGCCACCAGGTGAGGCTGGTGGCAAAGACCCGCGTATCCTCCGCAGGCAGGCCCATCCGCCCCTGCAACCAGCCGGTGTGCCAGCCGAACAGCAGCGTCATCACGCCATAGGCCAGGTTCATCGTCAGCCCACGAAAGCTCAATGCCGTGGCGCGGCGGGAGGAATCCACAATGGCATTCAGATAATGCGACAGGAAGAACTGCAAAAAGCGCATGCCCAGCATCAGCGGCACCACCAGCGCCACACCGGCAAAACCCGGCTGCGGATGCGCGGCGAACCACAGGCCGGTGAAGGTCATCACCGTCAGCCAGGCAAAGTTTCCTTTCAAACTTCCCTTCGTGGCCATGCGCTCCATGAGGCCCGCCGTGGCCAGGCCGAGGAGGGAAGCGACCGTACCAATGACGCCATACCAGGCCTCCGAGATGCCGACGAGGCGGTAGAAATTGCTGCTGACCGTGAGGAAGAGGCGGATGATGCTGTCAAACAACACGCCCAGCAGGATGAGCGTGAAGGCCGCCTGCGTGTTCCAGATCCAGCGCCCGGTTTCCAAAATGCGCCCCAGCGCCAGCCGCGCCTCATGCAGCCATCCGCCTCCCGTTTTCAGCGCCTCGCTTTCTGCCATTACTGGCTCCTTCATGCGCAGCGTCACCAGCAGGCAGGCCACTCCGATGAGGAAATTCAGCCCCAGCGGGATCTTCATCGTCCACTCACGGCTGAGGTCGTTGAAACCGATCCAACCAAGCGCCGCCGTGACCTTTTCATGATCATAGAGCAGGCCGCCGCTGATGGAGGTGATGATGAAGCCAATCGCCATGGCCCGGCTGAGCTGGGCCATGAGCCGGGGCCACATCGCTGGTCTTTCTGCCTCTGGAAGCGAGTCATAGGCCAGCGCCTCATCCGCGCCGCTGGCCGCCGCCTCCGCCGTGCCGCTGAGGATGCGGTTCAGCACAAACAGCCACAGCACCACGTCACGATTTCCCACCGGCATGAGGCACAGCACCGCCATCTCCGCCACCATCAGCCACCCGGCGGCCACGATGAGCGGCCTTCTGCCAAACTGGTCCGCCAGCGCACCAGACGGCACTTCCAGCAGGACAATCGTAATGGCCCACACCACATTCAGCGCGGCGAACTCCCCAATGCTCAGCCCCAGATCCAGAAACAGGACGGTGAAGATGGGATAATAAAGGCGGCAGTTAAACAGCAGCCGGAACCAGATGAACAAACGGGCATTGAGAGGCATGGGAGTATCAGTAAAACGGTATGCAGTGTACAATATGCAGTTTTCAGACCCGGGACTCCGAAAACTGAAAACGGTTTCCTCAAAGCCCGCCAAAAAAACAGTTCTTCCCGTTACCGCCCGGCCACTTTGCCGTTAGACCTCCCGTGGCCCCTTCCCTCCAAAACACCCTCTTCGGCCTGGTCTTCCTGGCGGTCCTCTTCCTGGTCATCGAGCGCGGTCTGGGTCGGGCACGGGGACCACTGCTGCGGCGTGGGTGGCTGACGGATGTGGGTTATTTCTTTTTCACCCCTTTTGTGACGCGGGTGCTGACCAAGACGGGCCTCATCCTTCCGGCGGCGCTTCTGGTCTGGTGCGGAGTGGCCAGTGTGGAGGACTTCCGGCAGCAGTCGTATGCGGGTTTTGGTCTGGTGGGCGGCCAGCCGCTCTGGTTGCAGGCAGTGGAGATTTACCTACTGGCGGACCTGTTGGGTTACTGGAGCCACCGCCTTTTTCATGGCGGGCGCTGGTGGCCCT
This window encodes:
- a CDS encoding DUF1592 domain-containing protein, whose amino-acid sequence is MKISIPLLFISSFVILHSSFAAASPADFLQTYCLDCHGAEKQKGDRRFDLLTLPATKADDVLDLQDIIDQVTLGDMPPKKSPQPTADEAKEAVAALTQAVTAARAQFRSTGGQTVLRRLNRREYIQTVGDLFALDMRLFDPTTKFPRDQMADHMDNLGDVLQTSGYLLAQYLDAADQVVEKALGERERPQEKIWTFKGNFHPQQEHSFPHKQVYDNRYLCVYEVPDNDKHEGGYVPVSGFRDGVPADGVYEIRVMAQAMNREHPYDPEIFGRETAQPFRLGLVPGDAKAGPLHHPQPIEPQLAEVTLTDGDPEWYTLTVPLHKGQMPRFTFPNGMAGSRQAFQQVARRYKDQWPEHERQDLGIFQARRVVLKYGFMPHIRIHEVQIRGPILDQWPPATQRAVLGDRPFTPERIREIIHTFATRAYRRPVQEDEVDRVMAVVKSRQQSGAGPYAAMKDGLKAVLCAPAFIYLAEPVDDQGRLTAHALASRLSYFLTSSLPDAELRALADSAALLKPAVLQAQARRLLASPRSDAFVESFLNSWLNLRSLGDMPPDREAFSQYYASALQPAMKRETQLFMRHLLETNGSLVRFLDADFTFVNQPLATLYGLGPISPPEKAHEFRQVKLTNPQRGGLLGQGSVLTVSANGIETSPVTRGVWLLENLLGTPPAPPPDDVPPIDPDVRGATTMREIIIKHRDNPGCYDCHQKIDPLGFALENYDPIGAWRTHYKQGKKQGPKIDAAGELPGGQSFQDVAGLKKILVARQDQFARMLTEKLLAYACGRRIESMDRPQVDTILTTTAKSNYGLRTLIEQIVLSDTFAKK
- the dnaG gene encoding DNA primase — translated: MPRIPEETLQQVLAATDIVDLVGRSVKLRRAGTNWVGLCPFHNEKSPSFNVRPSTNSYHCFGCGAGGNAFRFVMEHDGLTFMEAVKRLADSAGIRIEEEVWDANAEAIAKQRSALIRVHQEISAWYHQLLMKHPMADAARQYLKNRGITAEVAKNWQLGYAPPNTPPLREWAMKNKVGSGLLIEAGILATSEERGDAYPRFRHRLMFPIRNDNGEVIAFSGRVLEADAKAAKYLNSPETLLFNKSKVLFGFDKSKRAISKAGQAIVCEGQIDTLMVYEAGFQNVVAGQGTAFTEYHAKALKRQADEIVLCYDSDNAGYKAAERAFQALAPYGLIVKVATLPKGEDPDSYIRKNGVDAFGELVKSAKDFVDYQLASVGSRRDLTEMRERIKFAEEMAENVKLFDTPMAKETTIQRVARSLGISDEIMRKLVVKAAKGVPNRNKKEEVSQNSVEKLLAIQNPIALMLCRLTLGDFELLSWMRQNGDPKILDDLPGMDLLSSLWLADFDPTNEESFNSYLSTLDQSYQNAITNIRQFGKPPGELIDVKHSLQILSCTRLQQQLQRLQTQLKQPDIDSQEAADIQREVLDLYKELREAQKGVGPSKGP
- a CDS encoding DUF1552 domain-containing protein: MSTRPHLSSRRFFLKSAGVTLALPLMESLTQKVLGAGSAVASQAGAAVKGARPQRIVAVGNALGFYQPAFFPTQTGAGYDLPPLLQPLAEHQKDFTLFSGLDHGHKGGHFAIHSYLSGVRTMDAKGMPDGNITLDQLAAETIGGATRFPSLTIGSEDGIHGGCLMSWTRSGTRVPPVPGPRELFRKLFISEAAADRTRTQDRLALQGSILDALHGDAKSLHTRLGKRDQEKLDEYFTSVRDVEKQLELSKRWSDVPKPAPGMPEPENTGFVSDLPVLYDLMALALQTDSTRIATLEIAGGFEASSFDLKKDYHALSHHGQVQENIDGLLRLEKYQMEQFARFLTKLKSIEDGDGTLLDHSMVLFGSGMANANAHTNTNLPIILAGGAFQHGQHRAYPMTGPGRQPLCNLYTTMLQRFGLEVDKFGIGSGTLTNFA
- a CDS encoding MFS transporter, whose amino-acid sequence is MPLNARLFIWFRLLFNCRLYYPIFTVLFLDLGLSIGEFAALNVVWAITIVLLEVPSGALADQFGRRPLIVAAGWLMVAEMAVLCLMPVGNRDVVLWLFVLNRILSGTAEAAASGADEALAYDSLPEAERPAMWPRLMAQLSRAMAIGFIITSISGGLLYDHEKVTAALGWIGFNDLSREWTMKIPLGLNFLIGVACLLVTLRMKEPVMAESEALKTGGGWLHEARLALGRILETGRWIWNTQAAFTLILLGVLFDSIIRLFLTVSSNFYRLVGISEAWYGVIGTVASLLGLATAGLMERMATKGSLKGNFAWLTVMTFTGLWFAAHPQPGFAGVALVVPLMLGMRFLQFFLSHYLNAIVDSSRRATALSFRGLTMNLAYGVMTLLFGWHTGWLQGRMGLPAEDTRVFATSLTWWPWWFLGTLAASLLWLRLRRYGETTNRQL